TGAGCACCGCCTCCGAATCGCACAGCGTCTCACCGAAAGCCACCAGGCCATGCTGACGCAAGGTGCGGCCCGACCCGACCACGTCGGCGATCGCGTCGGCTACCCCGAGCTGAATCGAGATCTCCACCGCGCCGTCCAGTCGGATGACCGTTGCCTCGATCCCCTTGGCCGCCAGGTCTTTCCGAACGATGTTGGGATAGGCGGTGGCGATGCGCTTGCCGGCCAGATCCGCCACTGCCCAGTCCCGCCCGGCCGGGGCGGCGTAGCGGAACCGCGACGAGCCGAATCCCAGCGCCAGCCGTTCGCGCACCGGCGCAGTGGATTCCAGCGCCAGGTCCCGGCCGGTGACCCCCAGGTCCAACTCCCCCGACCCGACGTAGATGGCGATGTCCTTGGGCCGCAGGAAAAAGAACTCGACCTTGTTGGTCGGGTCGATGACCGTCAGGTCCTTGGCGTCGGAGCGGCTGCGGTAGCCGGCCTCGGCCAGCATCGCCGCGGCGGATTCACTGAGCGCCCCCTTATTGGGGACGGCGACACGCAACATACTCACAGCTTCCGGTAGACGTCGGCCAGCGTCAGCCCGCGCGAGATCATCAGCACCTGGGTCCAGTACAGCAGCTGGCTGATCTCCCCGGCCAGCGCGTCATCGGACTCGTGCTCGGCGGCCATCCATACCTCGCCGGCCTCCTCCAGAATCTTCTTGCCGACGCTGTGTACCCCGGCGTCCAGCGCGGCCACGGTGGCGCTGCCGGCCGGTCGGGTCGCAGCGCGTTCACCGAGCTCGGCGAACAGCTCCTCGAAGGTCTTCACGAGCAGGGATTGTTTCATGCGCCATCAGAAGCCGTCACGGCAGTTTCGCTCCGGGGGCGGGCCGCCACCGGTGTGAGCGTCGCCCGCCACCGGTGTGAGCGTGCACAGATGTACAGCATTTACGGCGTGTCGGCGGGCAAACACGCGCGCTCGCGCTCGTGGGGAGTGGGGGTGGGGGTGGGAATGGGGGTGGCCAGGTCGGTGTAGATGTCGTGCAGGTCCGCCGGCGCGAGACCGGCCAGGGAAGCCACCTGGCGACGCCGCGGCCCGCCGGGCACCGGAATCGCATTCGGCGCCACCAGCACCGCGCAGCCCGCCGCCTCGGCGGCGGCTGCGCCGGTCGGCGAATCCTCCACCGCCAGACACCAGCGCGGGTCGAGCTCCAGCAGCTGCGCAGCCCGAAGATAGGGATCCGGTGCCGGCTTGCCGCGGTCTACCTCGTCGCCGCAGACCACCGCCGCGAAATAATGCCGGCCGATGGTGTCCAGCGCCCGCTCGGCCAGCGCCCGCGGGGTGTTGGTCACCAGCGCCACGGGCATGGCCGCCGCGGCCAGTCCATCGAGCAGCTCCCGGGCGCCGTCGCACCAGGGCAGGCCGGTGTCGAACAGCCCGGCGGTGTAGTCGTGCAGCCAGTGCGCCGAATCGGCCATCGCCGCCGGGTCGAGCGGCAGCCCCAGATCGTCGTAGACGATGCGCATGGTGTTCTCCGCGCAACCACCGACCGTCGCCGCCCGGACCTCCGGCCTCAGCACCCCGCCGAGGCGGTCATAGAGCGCGTCCATCGCGACATCCCACAGCTTCTCGGAGTCGACCAGGGTGCCGTCCATGTCGCACAGCACCGCGCGCAAGGCTCAGTCCTCCGGGTTGTAGCCGAGGTTGGCGCCGAGCCAGCGCTCGGCTTCGGTCAGGGTCCAGCCCTTGCGCTTCGCGTAGTCGGCGACCTGGTCCTGGGCCAACCGGCCGATGACGAAGTACTGCGATTGCGGGTGCGAGAAGTACAGGCCGCTGACCGCGGCGCCGGGCCACATCGCCATCGAGTCGGTCAGCTCGATGCGGGTCCGCTCGTGGACGTCCATCAACTTCCAGATCGTCGCCTTCTCGGTGTGCTCCGGGCAGGCCGGGTAGCCCGGGGCGGGGCGGATTCCCTGGTACTTCTCGGCGATGAGTGCCTCGTTGTCCAAGGTCTCGTCGGGCTGGAATCCCCAGAACTCCTTGCGAACCCGCTGGTGCATCCGTTCGGCGAAGGCCTCCGCCAGCCGGTCGGCGACCGACTCCAGCAAGATAGCGCTGTAGTCGTCGAGGTCCGCCTTGAACTCCGCGATCTTCTCTCCGCTGCCGAGCCCCGCGGTGACGGCGAAGGCGCCGATGTAGTCGGCCAGACCGGTGTCTTTGGGGGCGATGAAGTCGCCCAGCGACCGGTTCGGGATGCCGGCCCGGTGCGCACCCTGCTGGCGCAGGTTGTGGAACATGGTCAGCACCTCGGTACGGGACTCGTCGGTGTAGACCTCGACGTCGTCGCCGACCGCGTTCGCCGGGAAGAACCCGATCACCGCGTTGGCCGTCAGCCACTTCTCCTCGATCGCACGGTCGAGCATCTGCTGGGCGTCCTCGTACAGCTTGCGGGCGGCCTCACCCGACGCCGGGTTGTTGAGGATGTCGGGAAAGCGGCCCTTCATCTCCCAGGCGTTGAAGAACGGCTGCCAGTCGATGTACTCGCGCAACTCGGCGAGGTCGTAGTCGAGAAACTCCCGCACGCCGAGACCCTGGACGGGCACCGGCGGCGTGTAGCCGTCCCACTCGATCGGCGTCCGGTTCGCGCGGGCCTTCTCCAGCGGCACCATCGGCCGCTCGTTCTTCTGGGCGTGCCGTTCCCGCAGCGACGCGTAGTCGGCCGCGGTCTGCTCAAGCAGCGCAGGCCGTTGCTTGTCGTCGAGCAGCGCGGCAGCGACCGGCACCGAGCGGGACGCGTCTTTGACCCAGATCACCGGACCGCTGCGCCGCGGCGCAATCTTCACTGCCGTGTGGGCGCTCGAGGTGGTCGCGCCGCCGATCAGCAGCGGGATCTGCAGGCCTTCGCGTTCCATCTCCGCGGCGAAGCCGGCCATCTCCTCCAGCGACGGGGTGATCAGGCCGGAGAGGCCGACCATGTCGGCGTCGTATTCGTTGACCGCGGCCAGGATCTTGTCGGCGGGCACCATCACACCGAGATCGACGACGCTGTAGTTGTTGCACTGCAGCACGACCCCGACGATGTTCTTGCCGATGTCGTGGACGTCGCCCTTCACGGTCGCCATCACGATCGTGCCGTTGGTGTGATCGCCCTCGCCGGGTTGCTTCTCCGCCTCGATATACGGCAGCAGGTACGCCACGGCCTTCTTCATCACCCGGGCCGACTTCACCACCTGGGGCAGGAACATCTTGCCCGCACCGAACAGGTCGCCGACGACGTTCATGCCGTCCATCAGCGGGCCCTCGATCACCTCGATCGGCCGACCGCCCGCGGCCGCGATCTCGGCCCGCAGCTCCTCGGTGTCTTCGTCGACGTGGGCATCGATCCCCTTGACCAGGGCATGCGTGATCCGCTCGCGGACCGGGAGGCTGCGCCACTCGGCTGCCGAGGGATCTTCGGCCTTCTCGGAGGAGTTGAACCGTTCGGCGATCTCCAGCAGCCTCTCGGCGGCATCCTCGCGACGGTTCAGCACGACGTCCTCGATCCGTTCCCGCAGCTCGGGCTCGATCGAGTCGTAGGGCACCAGCGCACCGGCGTTGACGATGCCCATGTCCAGGCCGGCCTTGATGGCGTGGTACAGGAACACCGCATGAATCGCCTCGCGGACCGGGTTGTTGCCCCGGAACGAGAACGACACGTTCGAGATGCCGCCGGAGATGAGCACCCCGGGCAGGTTCTCCTTGATCCAGGCGCAGGCCTCGATGAAGTCGATCCCGTAGGTCGCGTGCTCCTCGATGCCGGTCGCCAGGGCGAAGCAGTTCGGGTCGAAGATGATGTCCTCGGCCGGGAAGCCGACCTGTTCGGTCAGGATCCGGTAGGCCCGCCCGCAGATCTCCTTGCGGCGCTCCAGGTTGTCGGCCTGCCCCTGCTCGTCGAAGGCCATCACCACGACGGCGGCGCCGTACTTGCGGCACAGCCGCGCCTCGTGGATGAACTTCTCCTCGCCCTCCTTCATGGAGATCGAGTTGACGATCGGCTTGCCCTGCACGTTCTTCAGGCCCGCCTCGATGACCTCCCACTTGGAGGAGTCGATCATCACCGGGACCCGGCTGATGTCCGGCTCGGACGCGATCAGTTTGGTGAACCGGTCCATCGCGGCGACGCCGTCGATCATGCCCTCGTCCATGTTGATGTCGATGACCTGCGCACCGACCTCGACCTGCTGTAGCGCGACCGACAGTGCGGTGTCGTAGTCCTCGGCCTTGATCAGGTTGCGGAACCGGGCCGAGCCGGTGATGTTGGTGCGTTCACCGATGTTGACGAACAGTGAGTCGTCGGTGATGTTGAGCGGTTCCAGGCCCGACAGGCGGGTGGCCACCTCGATCTTCGGCAGCTCGCGCGGCGGCTTGCCCTCGACGACCCTGGCGATCTCGGCGATGTGCTCCGGCGCCGTTCCGCAGCAACCCCCGACCAGGTTGACCAAGCCGGCGTCGGCGAAGTCGGCGATGTAGCCGGCCTGATGTTCCGGGGACTCGTCGTATTCGCCAAAGGCGTTGGGCAGGCCGGCATTCGGGTAGCACGAGATGAAGGTGTCCGCGATCCGCGCCATCTCGGCGATGTAGGGCCGCATCTCCGGCGCCCCCAGCGCACAGTTGAGGCCCACCGCGACCGGCTTCGCGTGCCGGATCGAGTTCCAGAACGCCTCGGTGACCTGGCCCGACAACGTCCGCCCGGAGGCATCGGTGATGGTGCCGGAGATGATGACCGGCCAACGGCGTCCGCGCTCCTCGAATAGCGTCTCGACGGCGAACACCGCCGCCTTGGAGTTCAGCGAGTCGAAGATCGTCTCGATGAGCAGGATGTCGGCGCCGCCGTCGACCAGGCCGTTGGCGGCCTCGAGGTAGGCCGCGACCAGCTGGTCGTAGGAGACGTTGCGGGCGCCGGGGTCGTTGACGTCCGGTGAGATCGACGCGGTCCGCGTCGTCGGCCCGAGCGTGCCCGCCACGTAGCGGGGCTTCTCCGGGGTGCTGAACTCGTCGGCCGCCTTGCGAGCCAGAGCGGCGCCGGCGTAGTTCAGTTCGTAGGCCAGTTCCGCCATGTCGTAGTCGGAGAGCGAGATCGCGGTCGAGTTGAACGTGTTGGTCTCCAGGATGTCCGCGCCCGCCTCGAGGTACTCGCGGTGAATTCCCTCGATGATCTGCGGCTGCGTGCACGTGAGCAGGTCGTTATTGCCCTGCAGAGGGGTCGCCCATTCGGCGAACCGCTCGCCGCGGTAACCGGCCTCGTCCGGGCGGTCCCGCTGAATCGCCGTGCCCATCGCGCCGTCGATCACCATGATCCGACGGCGCAGAGCGGCGGTCAGCTCGTCGGTGCAGTCGGGCCGGATGTTGGGCTCAAAGGTGTTCACGCGGGTTCCTTCCATGACGGAAGGCGTCCTTAACTCTGCCGAGCGTGGCGGTCACCGGCAGAACCGGCGAACCGTTGCAACGCCTCTCGGCGGTGAAAAGTCTACGTTGTCACCCGGCGTCGGGACGAATGCCCCGATGAACAAGCCGACTCAGCCGGTCGGGTAGAGCCCATGATCTTTACGCAGGCCTTAGGCTGAGTTGGTGACCCGACCGGACGACGGCACTGCGTTTCCCGACCTGCACGACACCATCGTGGTGGCCGCATTCGAGGGCTGGAACGACGCCGGCGACGCCGCCAGCGATGCGGTGCAGCATCTGTCCAGCATCTGGGGGGCTCAGCTGATCGTCGACATCGACGACGAGGCCTACTACGACTACCAGGTGAATCGGCCGGTGATCCGCCAGCTCGACGGCGTCACCCGCGAGCTGGTGTGGCCGTCGATGCGAATTTCGCACTGCCGGCCGCCGGGCAGCGACCGCGACATCGTGCTGATGCACGGCGTGGAGCCCAACATGCGGTGGCGGACCTTCTGCGCGGAACTGCTGGCGGTCATCGAGCAGCTCGACGTCGACACCGTGGTGATCCTGGGTGCGCTGCTGGCCGACACCCCCCACACCCGTCCGGTGCCGGTGTCCGGGGCGGCGTACTCGGCGGAGTCGGCGAGCCGCTTCGGCCTGACCGAGACCCGCTACGAGGGCCCCACCGGGATCACCGGCGTATTCCAGGACGCGTGTGTGGCGGCCGGGATTCCGGCGGTGACGTTCTGGGCGGCGGTGCCGCACTACGTCTCGCAACCGCCCAATCCCAAGGCGACGGTCGCGCTGCTGCGTCGCGTCGAGGACGCCCTCGACGTCGAGGTGCCGCTGGGCGATCTGCCGGCCCAAGCCGAGGAGTGGGAGGAGGCGGTCACCGAGATGGCCAGCGAGGACGAAGAGATCGCCGACTACGTGATCTCGCTGGAGGAACGCGGCGACGCCGAGGTCGACATGACCGAGGCGCTGAACAAGATCGACGGCGACGCGCTGGCCGCCGAGTTCGAGCGCTATCTGCGCCGCCGCCGGCGCTGACTCACTTCTCGATGGAACCGGTGTAGCTGCTGGTGGAGCGGCCCAGCGCGGCGACCTCGGCGTCCATCCGGGGCACCGCCTCCGCGGCGACCTTGCGGACCGGCGCCTCACCCCACGGGCTGGACAACAGCGGCTTGAGCCAGCGGAACAGCCCCACCCAGCCCGGGCAGTACACCCGGGTACGGCGCTCTTCGATGCCCTTGACGAAGGCGTCGGCGCACTCCCCGACCGACGTGGTCTTGTTCATCGGCCACGGCAGCTTGGACAGCATCTCGTTGGCGCTCGGCAGGTCCTTCTTGGTGTCGCGGACCAGCGCGGTGTCGATCCAGGACATGTGCGCCGAGCCGACGGTCACTCCGAGGTGGGCCACCTCGAGGCGCAGCGTGTTGGCCAGGTGTTCCACCCCGGCCTTCGACGCGTCGTAGGGCAGCATTCCCGGGGCCGCGGCGAACGCCGCCAGCGAGGACACGATCAGCACGTAGCCGCGGCGGTCGATGACGGCGGGCAGGGTGGCCCGAACCGTGTTGAACACCCCGACCAGGTTGACGTCGATGACCTGCCGGAACGCCACGGGATCGACGCCGAGCACCGACCCGTAGCTGGCGATGCCGGCGTTGGCCACCACGGTGTCGATGCGCCCGAAGCGCTCGACGGCCGCATCGGCGGCAGCCTGCATGGCATCCAGGTCGCGCACGTCGGCGGCGACGGCCAGCACCCGGTCACCGCCGAGTTCGTCGGACAGCGCCGTGAGCTGGGCCTGGTCCAGGTCGGTCAGCACCAGCTTGGCGCCCTGGGTGTGCAGCCTCCGGGCCGCCTCGGCGCCGATACCGTGCGCGCCGCCGGTGATGAAGATGACTTGGGAGTGAATGGCAACCATGCGGCCAAAATACTCCCGGCGCAGCTCGGGGCGATAGCGCCTAGAGGGATATGCCCAGCAGTGCGTCGACCGCGGTGGCCACCAGCCTCGGCGCGGCGGTGTCGTGCCCGCCGTACTCGAGTGCGTCGGTAACCCAACCATCCAGGGCGGCAAGCGCTTTGACGGTGTCCAGATCATCGGCGAGATAGCGGCGCACCCGTGCGATGACGTCACCGGCGTCGGGCCCGGCCGGCAGCGTGGTCGCGGCACGCCAGCGGGTCAGCCGGGCCCCGGCCGCCTGCAGGATCTCGTCGTCCCAGAACCGGTCGCTGCGGTAGTGCCCGGACAGCAGGCCCAGCCGGATCGCCGCCGGGTCCACGCCCTGGGCACGCAGCTTCGAGACCAGCACCAGGTTGCCGCGGCTCTTGGACATCTTGTGACCGTCCCAGCCGATCATTCCGGCGTGCACGTAATGCCGGGCGAATCGGCGCTCCCCGGTGAGGGATTCGGCGTGGGCGGCGGAGAACTCGTGGTGCGGGAAGATCAGGTCGGATCCGCCGCCCTGGATGTCGAGGCCGGTGCCGATGCGGCTCAGGGCGATCGCGGTGCACTCGACGTGCCAGCCGGGCCGCCCGGCGCCGAACGGCGCGGGCCAGCTGGGTTCACCGGGCCGGGCGGCGCGCCACAGCAGGGCGTCCAGCGGATCGCTCTTGCCGTCCCGGTCCGGATCTCCGCCGCGCTCACCGAACAGCTCCAGCATGGTGGCGCGGTCGAAGCCGGACTCGTAGCCGAACTGATCGGTGGCGTCGGCGCGGAAGTAGACGTCGGGGTGCTCACCGTCGACGATGTAGGCCGATCCGGCGGCCAGGAACTTTTCCACCACTTCTACTACTTCGTCCACGGCCTCGGTGACCGCCACGTAGTGCTGCGGCGGCAGTATCCGCAGCGCGGCCATGTCCGCGCCGAAAAGCTCGACCTGATCGGCCGCCAGGCTCTGCCAGTCCACGCCGTCGCGGTCGGCGCGCTCGAGCAGCGGATCGTCGACGTCGGTGACGTTCTGCACGTAGTTCACCTGATGACCCGCGTCGAGCCAGAGCCGGTGAATCAGGTCGAAGACCAGGTAGGTGGCAGCGTGGCCGAGATGGGTGGCGTCGTAGGGGGTGATGCCGCAGACGTACATGGTGGCCGTCGGGCCCGGCGACACCGGGCGGACCTGCCGGTCGGCGGTGTCATACAGGCGCAGCGCCGGGCCGCGCCCGGGCAGGACCGGAACAGCCGGCGCGGACCACGATTGCATGCCCTCGACTGTAAGGCCGTCCGCTACAGGACTGTCCGCCGCATCGCGTCCAGCAATGTCGGCGCCACATCCGGCCGGCACATCAGCAGGTCGGGCAGGTACGGGTCGGGGCGGTTGTAACGCAGCGGCGACCCGTCCAGCCGGGACGCGTGCAGGCCGGCCGCCAGCACCACTCCGGCCGGTGCCGCCGAATCCCACTCCCACTGCCCGCCGGCGTGCAGGTAGGCGTCCACGTCACCGCGCACCACGGCCATCGCCTTGGCGCCCGCCGAGCCCATCAGCACCGGCTCGATCGGCAGGACGGCCCGGATGAGGCGCACCACCGAGGGCATCCGGGAGGCGCTGACCGCGACCCGGATGGGGTCCGGACTGGCCGGCTCGGCGCCCGAGGTGACGGTGTCGGTGCGGAAGACGACGTTGCCGCGGGCCGGCAGCGACACCGCGGCATCGGTGATGGCCCCGGCCCCGCCGGGCAGGCCGTCGCGCTGCCACAGCGCGATGTGCACCGCCCAGTCGTCACGACCGGGCGTGGTGAACTCGCGGGTGCCGTCGAGCGGGTCGATGATCCAGACCCGGTCGGAGCGCAGCCGGGCCAGATCGTCGGGGGATTCCTCGCTGAGCACGGCGTCATCGGGCCGCGTTTCCCGCAGCCGGTCGAGGATCAGGTCGTTGGCGCGCGCGTCCCCGGCGTCGCCGAGGCGCCACGGGTGACCGAACCCCACCTCGTCGCGGACCTCCAGCAACAGCTTTCCGGCCTCGACGGCCAGTTCGGCGGCCAGCGCCGCATCGGTCAGCGTCACCCTGGAAGTATCCCCGACCGCGCCGGGGCGCCCGACCGCGAGCCGGTCAGAACGCCGGCCAGGGTATCGGTCGATGGCTGTTCGGCACGGGCATCACCGGATGCTCCCGCAGGTCCCGGACGCGCCGGCGCAGGGCGTTGAGCTCGGCGGAGGTCAGATGCGGTTCCAGGGTGCCGGCCAGCGGACCGTCCAGCGCCTCGGCCAACCGCGACAGCGACTGCAACGTGTCGGCATCCATGTCCTTCAGGGACTTGCCGGCCCAGCCCCACAGCACGGTGCGCAACTTGTCCTGGGTGTGCAGGCTCACCCCGTGGTCCACCCCGTACACCGTTCCGTCGATGCCGCACAGAATGTGCCCACCCTTGCGGTCGGCGTTGTTGATCACCACGTCGAAGACCGCGATGCGGCGCAGCCGGGCGTCATCGGCGTGCACCAGGACGACCGGGTCACCGGCGTAGTCGTAGGCCCGCAGCACCGACAGGTAGCCGCGCGGGATCTTGCCGACCGGCACCAGATCCACCAGATCGGGTCCCGACGGCGCGTCGCCGCCGTCGCCGGGCTGGTCCACCCACAGCTGCACCATGCCGGGTCCGGTCGGGCCGTCTCGAATAATGGTGTAGGGCACCAGGTTCCAGCCCAGCTCGACCGAGATCAGGTGCGCGGCGAGCTCGCGACCGGCCAGGGTGCCGTCCGGGAAGTCCCACAGCGGCTGCTCGCCGGCGATCGGCTTGTACACGCAGTGGGTGCGGTGCTCCCCCAGCGTCGCCTCGCACAGGAAGGTGGCGTTGCTCGCCGAGCGGATGCGGCCCAGGACGTCCAGCTCCCCGGAGCGCAGCGCCTCCCGATCGTCAGAGGTCGGCGTCATCGGGCTCATCGTCGGGCCCGAAGGCGCCCCGCCGATAGCCGTTGGTGCGGACGCAGATGTGGCCGGCCGGATCCAGCGGCTCGTCGCACAGCGGGCAGGGCGGGCGGCCCGCCGAGATGACCCGGTTGGACCGGGTGGCGAACTGCCGCGCCGACTCCGGGGTCAGGAACACCCGCACTGCGTCCGGGCCCTCGTCGGTGTCGTCGAGCACCACCGACGCATCGAATTCGGTGTCGCTGACCGCGAGCAGTTCGACCACCACAGTCTGCGCCTCGGAGTCCCAACCCAATCCCATGGTTCCGACCCGGAATTCGGCGTCCACCGGTGTCACCAGGGGGTTCAGGTCGTCGATCTCGGCCGGTTCCGGCGGTACCGGCGTACCGAATCGACGGTTGACCTCCAGCAACAGCGCGCCGATCCGCTCAGCGAGCACCGCGACCTGTTGCTTTTCCAGCACCACCGAGACCACCCGCTCGTCGTGCACCGCCTGCAGGTAGAAGGTGCGATTCCCGGGTTGGCCGACGGTCCCGGCCACGAAGCGGTCGGGCGTGCGGAAGACGTGGATTGCTCGAGACATGGCATCTCCAAAATACCGGCAGTCGGCAACCGCACCGGTATCCGCGTCGGCTAGGTGGTGGACCCACCGACCACGGCGTCGCTCGACGAGCCGTCCGCGGGTGGCGAATCCTTGACCGCGGCGGCCAGCGAGGCGCCGGTGTGGTTGAGGTGGATGACGAACGGGCGCAACGGCGTGTAGCGGATCACGCTCGCCGACGCCGGGTCGGCGGTGATGCGCTGGAAACCGTCCAGGTGCACACCGAGTGCGTCGGCGATCACGGCCTTGATGACATCGCCATGGGTGCACGCCAACCACAGCACGTCGGCTCCGTGCTGCTGCGCCAGCCGCCGGTCGTGGTCCCGCACAGCGGTGACCGCACGAGCCTGCACCTGCGCCAGTCCTTCGCCCTCGGGGAAGATCGCCGCGCTGGGCTGAGCCTGCACCACCCGCCACAGCGGTTCCGACGTCAGCTCGGTGATCTTGCGCCCGGTCCAGGTCCCGTAGTCGACCTCGGCGAGCCGGTCGTCGATCACCGGTTGCAGCCCGAGCGCGGCGGCCAGCGGTTCGAGGGTGCTGCGGCAGCGCAGCAGCGGTGAGCGCACCAGGGCCTTGATCGGCAGGCCGTCGAGCCGGTCGACGAGCTGTGCCGCCTGCTCCCGCCCCCGGTCGTCGAGCTCGATGCCTTCGGTTCGCCCTGCCAGCACCCCGCCGGTGTTCGCGGTGGACCGGCCGTGCCGCAGCAGGATGACGGTCATGGCCGGCCCGCCAGCACGCCGGTGGCCAGCAGGACCAGGATCGTCGTCCCTGCCAGCACCCGATACCCGACGAACCAGTACATGCTGTGGGTGACCAGGAACTTCAGGAACCACGCCACCGCCGCCCAGCCCACCGCGAAGGCGATCAGGGTGGCCACCACCAGTTGCGGCCCGGCGGCGCTCATCCCGGCGCCGGCCGGGTGAAACGCGTCGGGCAGGGAGAACAGCCCGGAGGCGAACACCGCCGGGATGGCCAGCAGGAATCCGAAGCGGGCGGCCAGCTCCCGGTCCAGTCCGGCGAACAGCCCGGCGCTGATGGTCGCGCCGGACCGCGACACGCCGGGCACCAGCGCAAGGGTCTGTGCCGAGCCCACCAGGACAGCGTCGCGCCAGGTCAGCTGCTTGGCGTGGCGGGTCTGCCGGCCGAGGTACTCGGCGGCGGCGATCACCGCCGAGAACACCACCAGCGCGGTGGCCACCACCCACAGGTTGCGGACCCCGGAGCGGATCTGGTCGGTGAACACCAGGCCCAGCACACAGATCGGGATGGTGCCGATGATGACGTACCAGCCCATCCGGTAGTCGGCTTCGCGGTCGGCGGCCAGCCGTGTCCCGGTCAGCGCCGA
This is a stretch of genomic DNA from Mycolicibacter terrae. It encodes these proteins:
- a CDS encoding histidine phosphatase family protein; amino-acid sequence: MTVILLRHGRSTANTGGVLAGRTEGIELDDRGREQAAQLVDRLDGLPIKALVRSPLLRCRSTLEPLAAALGLQPVIDDRLAEVDYGTWTGRKITELTSEPLWRVVQAQPSAAIFPEGEGLAQVQARAVTAVRDHDRRLAQQHGADVLWLACTHGDVIKAVIADALGVHLDGFQRITADPASASVIRYTPLRPFVIHLNHTGASLAAAVKDSPPADGSSSDAVVGGSTT
- a CDS encoding undecaprenyl-diphosphate phosphatase, with the translated sequence MSWPQVIVLAIVQGLTEFLPVSSSGHLALVSRLFFAGDAGASFTAVTQLGTEVAVLVYFAKDIARIATAWLSGVASALTGTRLAADREADYRMGWYVIIGTIPICVLGLVFTDQIRSGVRNLWVVATALVVFSAVIAAAEYLGRQTRHAKQLTWRDAVLVGSAQTLALVPGVSRSGATISAGLFAGLDRELAARFGFLLAIPAVFASGLFSLPDAFHPAGAGMSAAGPQLVVATLIAFAVGWAAVAWFLKFLVTHSMYWFVGYRVLAGTTILVLLATGVLAGRP
- a CDS encoding DUF3090 domain-containing protein — protein: MSRAIHVFRTPDRFVAGTVGQPGNRTFYLQAVHDERVVSVVLEKQQVAVLAERIGALLLEVNRRFGTPVPPEPAEIDDLNPLVTPVDAEFRVGTMGLGWDSEAQTVVVELLAVSDTEFDASVVLDDTDEGPDAVRVFLTPESARQFATRSNRVISAGRPPCPLCDEPLDPAGHICVRTNGYRRGAFGPDDEPDDADL
- a CDS encoding SCO1664 family protein, with protein sequence MTPTSDDREALRSGELDVLGRIRSASNATFLCEATLGEHRTHCVYKPIAGEQPLWDFPDGTLAGRELAAHLISVELGWNLVPYTIIRDGPTGPGMVQLWVDQPGDGGDAPSGPDLVDLVPVGKIPRGYLSVLRAYDYAGDPVVLVHADDARLRRIAVFDVVINNADRKGGHILCGIDGTVYGVDHGVSLHTQDKLRTVLWGWAGKSLKDMDADTLQSLSRLAEALDGPLAGTLEPHLTSAELNALRRRVRDLREHPVMPVPNSHRPIPWPAF